Proteins encoded by one window of Brienomyrus brachyistius isolate T26 chromosome 1, BBRACH_0.4, whole genome shotgun sequence:
- the tdrd3 gene encoding tudor domain-containing protein 3, with protein MEDIGSALVKEGWHLSEEGMETCISTLEKPSVHEIISFLLNSDLRPIGKKILPTDINSGRVEKLEGPFVLQVLKLRNVAAPKDNEESHAAPRMLRVHMTDGHTSCVGIELKHMTKISLNTPPGTKVKLLGSVTLKNGFLLLDDSKVAVLGGEVDHMIQKWELQRSLAKHSRSNVGAEGGPPPFLPFGKKHVSKDQVDSKELDQRKTLQVTNSVKTADENDEFEKQRIATIAEIAKNKEPRTFGGGGNAGSNLTNPGSTHKAREFYQKKRDEKPDSQPEGVYRELVDERALKDIMEMGFSKDAARQALLDNNNKMEPALNSLLSTDKPSPAPAEFNRPPPRAKGRGRGRSRIEEDDIAGGRPSGPSTLFDFLESKMSAFSVQEPKTQASQKYEDPQTKMAFPNKDQAHSRYPPRNEGRQQRNEKPPRFLKDSDFPRSTADPLAPGQRYQWGPERTIIDNQVRWHDEGRKGSDVFLGNPRLKDQATRIDSTQASRGNAVSLRSQQEADPLLKKGPQENGTHSRPDSKPDIKKRRGKVDRPNPDANNRKPSSEGAQNCPNPRGNRDTLGTQDLAGVQITTNQQIQNGTSQRKRTGPIKQNSSAMSGTHGANNWKSGDQCLALYWEDNKFYHAQINAVHHSGSTAVVVFTDYGNCEEVLLENIKPVPKHSRDEDVSCATSLEYRRGGDGQPRRTRPTQSYYQPPRAKD; from the exons ATGGAAGACATTGGCTCAGCTTTAGTCAAAGAAGGCTG GCACCTTTCGGAGGAGGGAATGGAAACATGTATTAGCACCTTAGAGAAACCTTCTGTCCATGAGATCATCAGCTTTCTGCTTAAT AGTGACCTGAGACCGATTGGCAAGAAAATTCTCCCTACTGATATCAATAGCGGGAGAGTTGAAAAG TTGGAAGGCCCATTTGTCCTCCAGGTGCTGAAGCTCAGGAATGTGGCGGCTCCAAAAGACAACGAGGAGTCCCATGCTGCCCCGCGAATGCTGCGTGTGCACATGACAGATGGTCACACCAGCTGCGTGGGCATTGAGCTCAAACACATGACCAAAATCAG TCTGAACACTCCTCCTGGAACTAAAGTGAAGCTCCTTGGCTCAGTGACTCTGAAGAATGGCTTCTTGCTGCTGGATGATTCCAAAGTTGCTGTTCTTGGTGGAGAAGTTGATCACATGATTCAAAAATGGGAATTGCAAAGA AGTTTGGCAAAACACAGCAGGAGTAATGTTGGGGCAGAAGGGGGCCCGCCTCCCTTTCTTCCTTTTGGAAAG AAACATGTTTCTAAAGATCAAGTGGACAGCAAAGAGCTGGACCAGAGGAAGACACTGCAAGTCACCAACTCTGTTAAGACTGCTGATGAGaacgatgagtttgagaagcaaaGGATTGCGACCATTGCAGAGATTGCAAAGAACAAAGAG CCTCGGACATTCGGTGGTGGGGGCAATGCAGGCAGCAATCTCACCAACCCTGGCTCTACGCATAAGGCTCGAGAATTCTACCAGAAGAAGCGTGATGAGAAGCCTGACAGCCAGCCAGAAGGAGTCTACCGAGAGCTG GTGGATGAGAGAGCCCTTAAAGATATCATGGAAATGGGCTTCAGCAAAGATGCTGCACGGCAGGCCCTCTTggacaacaataataaaatggAGCCAGCACTCAACTCCCTGCTGTCCACTGACAAGCCCAGCCCTGCTCCCGCAGAGTTTAACCGACCACCACCCAGAG cgaAGGGGAGGGGGCGAGGAAGATCCAGGATAGAGGAAGATGACATTGCAGGAGGAAGGCCTTCTGGTCCCAGCACACTGTTTGATTTCCTGGAATCAAAAATGAGTGCGTTTTCGGTTCAAG AGCCAAAGACCCAGGCTTCCCAGAAGTATGAGGATCCACAGACCAAAATGGCATTCCCAAACAAAGACCAGGCCCACTCCCGATACCCTCCACGAAATGAAGGGCGGCAGCAGAGGAATGAGAAGCCCCCTCGCTTCCTGAAGGACAGTGATTTTCCCAGGTCTACAGCGGACCCACTGGCTCCCGGCCAGAGATACCAGTGGGGACCAGAGAGGACCATCATTGACAACCAGGTTAGATGGCATGATGAGGGACGGAAGGGGAGCGACGTGTTTCTGGGAAACCCACGATTGAAGGACCAGGCCACTCGCATTGATTCCACACAAGCATCCAGGGGTAATGCAGTGTCTCTAAGATCCCAGCAAGAAGCTGACCCACTTCTAAAGAAAGGACCTCAAGAAAATGGCACACACTCTAGGCCTGACAGCAAGCCTGACATAAAGAAGAGGAGGGGGAAGGTTGACAGGCCAAACCCTGATGCTAATAACCGAAAACCCAGTTCTGAGGGAGCTCAGAATTGTCCCAATCCACGGGGGAACAGGGATACTTTGGGTACACAAGATTTAGCTGGGGTCCAGATCACTACAAATCAACAAATACAGAATGGAACCTCGCAGCGCAAACGAACTGGACCTATTAAACAGAACTCCAGCGCAATGTCAGGCACTCATGGAGCAAATAACTGGAAGTCAGGAGACCAGTGCCTTGCACTCTACTGGGAAGACAATAAG TTCTACCATGCCCAGATCAATGCTGTACACCATTCTGGGTCTACTGCTGTAGTTGTATTTACCGATTATGGGAACTGTGAAGAGGTTCTTCTTGAAAACATCAAACCTGTGCCGAAACACTCAAGG GATGAAGATGTTTCATGTGCAACTTCCCTGGAGTATCGCCGAGGAGGCGATGGTCAACCTAGACGCACACGGCCAACTCAGTCGTACTACCAACCACCTCGAGCTAAAGACTGA
- the LOC125751958 gene encoding protocadherin-20-like encodes MSNKRHLSLWPKFWGLCILLLFISPVSCFSNFSQAKQLIYKIKEGLPTGTLIGSIGVDLKLDFAVDPPLLFNLALNMIGENYISLNNITGELYTSHREIDRESLCLQLSDRQDCFLALDVFILPQQYFQLVKIKILVEDINDNKPTFLIEEIHLFVPENAQVNSRFAVEQSAVDPDSDINGIQTYWLANDYGIFTLDVEENDGGEMTPFLIVTGSLDREAMSVYTTSIIAEDGGSPPLSGTATLKIFITDVNDNCPKFTESQINITMYANFSIGTHIASLHAYDPDLGENGKVTYLYSDRVPRSLRAIFNLDKVTGVIKLASKLDINTSKHHMLSVLAVGPGCIPAVAKVSLHVISLVPAPPVVIPRYIAAEKDGIVSLKESEPPPSPIAFFTIKNTEQQEVDCRLEGDGPFRLSTYNHLKNEYILEITDSLDYEEIQEYKLTVVSNNSLGVVIRTFIKVQVLDENDNTPVFEKSNVDLFIEENNSPNAFLTKLHASDKDSGGRGEVLYLLEPDVPSVFTLDRVTGVLLASMSLDREEKEKYSFKVRAMDCGSPRRETFATVTVTVLDKNDNSPRFINKDFTFFIPENFPDLGEIGVLSVSDADSGRNGFVALSIVNGSDIFVIDTGKGVLRARTPLDREQQGTYYLWVEATDGGEPSLSSVTIVTILLLDVNDNAPVVLFPQSNQSYLLVQPTTLPGTSITEVYAVDKDSGMNAVIVYSIIKRKGGEPGSFDIDPNTGNITLKKTLNYRGLYSLLVKVSDHGQPDPLSSMVMVNLFVNETVANDSYVHSLLTKDAEMEMEHILAKLVEAPIRNEGFPCRPVLIAAAAACLGLLMIVISLAVWICSKKQGKKQMQVKRLEVEIPLKMNSDRNQMDTSEI; translated from the exons ATGTCTAATAAGAGACATCTAAGCCTCTGGCCAAAGTTCTGG GGTTTGTGCATTCTTCTGCTTTTTATTAGCCCTGTCTCCTGCTTTTCAAATTTCAGCCAAGCAAAACAACTCATCTATAAAATAAAAGAAGGCTTACCCACAGGAACACTCATTGGGTCCATTGGTGTTGACCTGAAACTGGATTTTGCTGTTGACCCCCCTCTGTTATTCAATCTGGCATTAAACATGATTGGTGAAAACTACATAAGCTTAAATAACATAACAGGGGAACTGTACACTTCCCACAGAGAAATCGACAGGGAAAGTCTTTGTCTTCAACTCTCAGACCGGCAAGACTGCTTCTTGGCCTTGGATGTGTTCATCCTTCCTCAGCAATACTTCCAGCTGGTCAAAATCAAAATTCTTGTGGAGGACATAAATGATAACAAACCCACTTTCCTAATAGAGGAGATCCACTTATTTGTTCCAGAGAATGCACAGGTAAACTCCAGATTTGCGGTGGAGCAATCTGCAGTTGACCCTGATAGTGACATTAATGGAATACAGACATACTGGCTCGCAAACGATTATGGAATTTTCACTCTGGATGTGGAAGAGAACGATGGAGGTGAGATGACCCCGTTTTTGATTGTGACAGGATCCCTTGACAGAGAAGCTATGAGCGTGTACACAACGAGCATTATTGCTGAGGATGGGGGATCTCCACCCCTGTCAGGTACTGCCACTCTAAAAATCTTCATTACAGATGTTAATGACAACTGCCCAAAGTTTACTGAATCACAGATCAACATCACGATGTATGCAAACTTCTCAATAGGCACCCATATAGCTAGTCTTCATGCCTATGATCCTGACCTGGGTGAAAATGGCAAGGTAACTTATCTGTACAGTGACAGAGTGCCCAGAAGTTTAAGGGCTATATTTAACCTGGACAAAGTCACAGGGGTTATTAAACTAGCCAGCAAACTAGACATAAACACCAGCAAACATCACATGCTTTCAGTTCTCGCAGTCGGACCAGGCTGCATACCAGCGGTAGCCAAGGTGTCTCTGCATGTCATCAGCCTAGTCCCTGCTCCACCAGTTGTGATACCACGATATATTGCTGCTGAAAAAGATGGAATCGTGTCCTTGAAGGAATCTGAACCACCTCCCTCTCCAATTGCATTTTTCACCATTAAAAATACTGAGCAGCAAGAAGTGGACTGTCGCTTAGAGGGTGATGGCCCTTTCAGACTGTCCACTTATAACCATTTAAAAAACGAATATATTCTGGAAATCACAGATTCACTAGACTATGAAGAAATTCAGGAATATAAGTTGACTGTGGTAAGTAATAATTCTCTTGGTGTGGTCATTAGAACATTTATCAAAGTACAGGTGCTGGACGAAAATGACAACACTCCAGTTTTTGAGAAGTCCAATGTTGATTTATTCATCGAGGAAAACAACTCTCCAAATGCATTCCTCACCAAATTGCATGCCAGTGACAAAGACAGTGGAGGCAGAGGAGAGGTACTTTATCTGCTGGAGCCTGATGTTCCTTCAGTTTTCACTTTGGACAGAGTGACTGGGGTTCTTCTGGCATCCATGTCACTGGACAGGGAGGAGAAGGAAAAGTACAGCTTTAAGGTGAGGGCTATGGACTGTGGTTCCCCACGTAGAGAGACCTTTGCCACTGTGACAGTAACGGTATTGGACAAAAATGACAACAGCCCACGCTTTATCAACAAAGACTTCACTTTCTTTATTCCTGAGAACTTTCCAGACCTTGGGGAAATAGGAGTCCTCTCTGTGAGCGACGCTGATTCAGGAAGAAATGGGTTTGTGGCCCTATCAATTGTTAATGGCAGTGACATTTTTGTCATCGACACTGGGAAAGGGGTCCTAAGGGCCAGAACTCCTCTCGATAGAGAACAGCAGGGCACCTACTACCTGTGGGTTGAGGCCACAGATGGGGGAGAGCCCTCCCTCTCAAGTGTCACAATAGTCACCATTTTACTTCTAGACGTCAACGACAATGCACCTGTAGTTCTTTTCCCACAGTCCAATCAGTCCTACCTGTTAGTGCAGCCCACTACTCTCCCAGGGACATCGATAACAGAGGTATACGCTGTGGACAAAGACAGCGGCATGAATGCAGTGATAGTTTACAGTATCATTAAAAGAAAGGGAGGTGAACCGGGGTCATTTGATATTGATCCCAACACAGGGAACATTACCCTAAAGAAAACTCTGAATTACAGAGGCCTGTACAGTCTGCTGGTTAAAGTCAGCGATCACGGTCAACCGGATCCTCTCTCTTCCATGGTGATGGTCAATCTCTTTGTCAACGAAACAGTCGCCAATGACAGCTATGTGCACAGTCTGCTGACAAAAGATGCGGAAATGGAAATGGAGCATATTTTAGCAAAGCTCGTGGAAGCACCTATTAGAAATGAGGGCTTTCCCTGCCGGCCTGTCTTGAttgctgctgctgcagcatgCCTAGGGCTGCTGATGATTGTGATTTCTTTGGCTGTATGGATTTGCAGtaaaaaacagggaaaaaagCAAATGCAAGTTAAGAGACTGGAGGTGGAAATCCCATTGAAAATGAACAGTGACAGGAACCAAATGGATACCTCAGAGATATAG